From Haloglomus litoreum, the proteins below share one genomic window:
- a CDS encoding amphi-Trp domain-containing protein: MPTETGTDEEEAEPERTLIRQGRDFEQEYRLNAADAGEFLIRLGEQLRDDEELTIVDESGDEAWELPFAFGEPVELEIDYDGVGEPELEIEVEIPGKAGDEAPDVR, translated from the coding sequence ATGCCAACGGAGACAGGCACGGACGAGGAGGAGGCCGAGCCGGAGCGGACGCTCATCCGACAGGGCCGGGATTTCGAGCAGGAGTACCGGCTGAATGCCGCCGATGCCGGGGAGTTCCTGATCCGACTGGGCGAGCAGCTCCGCGACGACGAGGAACTCACCATCGTCGACGAGAGCGGCGATGAGGCCTGGGAACTCCCGTTCGCGTTCGGCGAACCCGTCGAACTGGAGATCGACTACGACGGCGTCGGCGAACCCGAACTGGAGATCGAGGTGGAGATTCCCGGCAAGGCCGGGGACGAGGCGCCGGACGTGCGCTGA